In the Caballeronia sp. LZ062 genome, one interval contains:
- the paaK gene encoding phenylacetate--CoA ligase PaaK, producing MTTTLPLDPIEKASRDELVALQLERLKWTLKHAYENSPVYRRKFDEAGVHPDEVKSLADLARFPFTTKKDLRDNYPFGMFSVPQERVARIHASSGTTGKPTVVGYTAKDIDTWANVVARSIRAAGARRGDKVHVSYGYGLFTGGLGAHYGAERAGLTVIPFGGGQTEKQVQLIQDFRPDIIMVTPSYMLSIADELERQGVDPASCSLRVGIFGAEPWTNDMRRAIEQRMSIDAVDIYGLSEVMGPGVASECAETKDGPTIWEDHFYPEIIDPETGEVLPDGEFGELVFTSLTKEALPIIRYRTRDLTRLLRGTARTMRRMEKITGRSDDMMIVRGVNVFPTQIEELLLKRPVLAPHYQIVLTKDGPLDVLTLNCEPCPESAPDTVALESAKTALAYDIKALIGVSAVVNVLAVNGIERSVGKARRVVDKRNARP from the coding sequence ATGACCACGACATTGCCGCTCGACCCTATCGAAAAGGCGAGCCGCGACGAACTCGTCGCGCTGCAACTGGAACGCCTCAAGTGGACGCTGAAGCACGCTTACGAGAACTCGCCGGTCTACCGTCGCAAGTTCGACGAGGCGGGCGTGCATCCGGATGAGGTCAAGTCGCTTGCCGATCTCGCGCGCTTTCCATTCACGACGAAGAAAGACCTCCGCGACAACTATCCGTTCGGCATGTTCTCGGTGCCGCAGGAGCGCGTCGCACGCATTCACGCATCATCGGGAACCACGGGTAAGCCGACCGTGGTCGGCTACACGGCGAAGGATATCGACACCTGGGCGAATGTCGTCGCTCGCTCCATTCGCGCGGCGGGCGCGCGTCGCGGCGACAAAGTGCATGTCAGTTACGGCTACGGTTTGTTTACCGGCGGTCTCGGCGCGCATTACGGTGCCGAGCGTGCCGGACTGACGGTGATTCCGTTCGGCGGCGGGCAGACCGAGAAGCAGGTGCAGCTGATTCAGGACTTCCGGCCCGACATCATCATGGTCACGCCGAGCTACATGCTTTCGATCGCGGATGAACTGGAACGGCAAGGCGTTGATCCGGCGAGTTGTTCGCTGCGCGTCGGCATTTTCGGCGCGGAGCCGTGGACGAACGACATGCGTCGCGCGATCGAGCAACGCATGAGTATTGATGCCGTCGACATTTACGGGCTTTCGGAAGTCATGGGGCCGGGCGTGGCGTCGGAATGCGCGGAAACGAAGGACGGTCCGACGATCTGGGAAGATCACTTCTACCCGGAAATCATTGATCCAGAAACGGGCGAAGTGCTGCCCGATGGCGAATTCGGCGAACTCGTGTTCACGTCGCTCACGAAGGAAGCGTTGCCGATCATCCGCTATCGCACACGCGATCTGACGCGCCTGTTGCGGGGCACCGCCCGCACGATGCGCCGCATGGAAAAGATCACCGGCCGCTCGGACGACATGATGATCGTGCGCGGCGTCAACGTCTTCCCGACGCAAATCGAGGAATTGCTCCTGAAGCGCCCGGTGCTGGCGCCGCACTATCAGATCGTGCTGACGAAGGACGGCCCGCTCGACGTTCTGACGCTCAATTGCGAGCCGTGTCCCGAATCGGCGCCGGATACCGTCGCACTGGAAAGCGCGAAGACCGCGCTCGCCTACGACATCAAGGCGCTCATCGGCGTGAGCGCGGTCGTGAACGTGCTTGCGGTCAATGGCATCGAACGGTCGGTCGGGAAGGCGCGGCGTGTGGTCGACAAGCGCAATGCCAGACCGTGA
- the paaN gene encoding phenylacetic acid degradation protein PaaN has product MTHPLFTKHQAMLDHGLSAIETRGYWSPFAEMPSPKVYGETAAGDGEAAFKAHLGKTFELDQPSTGETVGKEQSPFGIALDVRYPKADPDVLIQASAEAQTGWRAAGQEAWVGVSLEILSRLNRASFEIGYSVMHTTGQAFMMAFQAGGPHAQDRALEAVVYAWDQLRRIPAEAHWEKPQGKNPPLAMLKRYTVVPRGTGLVLGCCTFPTWNGYPGLFADLATGNAVIVKPHPGAILPLAITVRIAREVLSEAGFDPNVVTLFPTDPDDGALVQELAVRPEIKLIDFTGSTHNGTWLERHAHQAQVFTEKAGVNQIVIDSVDDIKAAARNIAFSLALYSGQMCTAPQNIYVPRDGIRTADGRMSFDDVARSLVGAVEKLTSDAARAVELTGAIQNEGVVARIAEARDLGEVLLDSRTLAHPLFPDARVHTPLMLKLDARSDEAKFTKEWFGPISFVIATDSTAHSLHLAGSIAQQHGALTLSVYSTENAVIDAAHEAAIRGGVPLSINLTGGVFINQSAAFSDFHGTGANPAANAALADAAFVANRFRVVQSRVHVAPKTASAEAGQTA; this is encoded by the coding sequence ATGACACATCCGTTATTCACTAAGCACCAGGCGATGCTCGACCACGGCCTCTCTGCCATCGAAACGCGCGGTTACTGGAGCCCATTCGCTGAAATGCCGAGTCCCAAAGTGTACGGGGAAACGGCCGCCGGGGACGGAGAAGCGGCTTTCAAGGCGCACCTCGGCAAGACTTTCGAACTGGACCAACCGTCGACCGGCGAGACCGTAGGCAAAGAGCAGTCGCCCTTCGGCATCGCGCTCGACGTGCGCTATCCGAAGGCGGATCCCGACGTGCTCATTCAGGCCTCTGCCGAAGCGCAGACCGGATGGCGCGCCGCCGGGCAGGAGGCGTGGGTCGGCGTGAGCCTCGAGATCCTGTCACGTCTGAACCGCGCGAGCTTCGAGATTGGCTACAGCGTGATGCACACCACCGGACAAGCCTTCATGATGGCGTTCCAAGCGGGCGGTCCGCACGCTCAAGACCGCGCGCTCGAGGCCGTGGTCTACGCGTGGGATCAACTTCGCCGGATTCCTGCCGAAGCGCACTGGGAAAAGCCGCAGGGCAAGAATCCGCCGCTCGCCATGCTGAAGCGTTACACCGTGGTACCTCGCGGTACGGGGCTGGTGCTTGGCTGCTGCACGTTCCCGACGTGGAACGGCTACCCCGGCCTTTTCGCCGATCTCGCCACCGGTAACGCCGTCATCGTCAAACCGCATCCCGGCGCGATACTGCCGCTGGCCATCACCGTCCGCATTGCCCGCGAGGTACTCAGCGAAGCCGGCTTCGATCCGAATGTGGTCACGCTGTTCCCTACCGATCCGGACGACGGCGCGCTCGTGCAAGAACTGGCTGTGCGCCCCGAGATCAAGCTCATCGATTTCACCGGTAGCACGCACAATGGCACGTGGCTCGAACGCCATGCGCATCAGGCTCAAGTCTTCACCGAGAAGGCGGGCGTCAATCAGATCGTCATCGATTCCGTCGACGACATCAAAGCCGCCGCGCGCAACATCGCGTTCTCGCTCGCGCTCTACTCCGGGCAGATGTGCACCGCGCCGCAGAACATCTACGTGCCGCGCGACGGCATCCGCACGGCGGACGGCCGCATGAGCTTTGACGACGTCGCCAGGTCACTCGTCGGCGCGGTCGAGAAGCTGACGTCCGATGCTGCGCGCGCCGTCGAGTTGACCGGCGCGATCCAGAACGAAGGCGTCGTCGCACGCATCGCCGAGGCGCGCGATCTTGGCGAAGTACTGCTCGATAGCCGTACCCTCGCCCATCCGCTTTTCCCGGACGCGCGCGTCCACACGCCGTTGATGCTCAAGCTGGACGCGCGCTCCGACGAAGCGAAGTTCACGAAGGAATGGTTCGGCCCTATCTCTTTCGTCATCGCTACCGATTCGACCGCCCACTCGCTCCATCTGGCCGGTTCGATTGCCCAGCAGCACGGCGCCCTTACGTTGTCCGTCTACAGCACCGAAAACGCCGTGATCGACGCGGCGCACGAAGCCGCAATTCGCGGCGGCGTCCCGCTCTCGATCAATCTCACGGGTGGCGTGTTCATCAATCAGTCGGCGGCCTTTTCGGACTTCCACGGCACAGGCGCAAACCCGGCCGCCAACGCGGCGCTGGCGGATGCCGCGTTCGTCGCCAACCGCTTTCGCGTGGTTCAGAGTCGGGTTCATGTTGCTCCGAAAACGGCATCGGCGGAAGCTGGCCAAACGGCATAG
- the paaI gene encoding hydroxyphenylacetyl-CoA thioesterase PaaI: MYEADACSRALGIELVEVRPGYARLQMNIRPDFLNGHAICHGGLIFTLADSAFAFACNSYNVSTVAAGCTIEFLRPVQVDDRLTAEAVEQTMSGRTGIYDIRVTNRANETVAMFRGKSAQIKGTVIPV, translated from the coding sequence ATGTACGAAGCGGACGCCTGTTCGCGCGCGCTCGGCATCGAACTGGTGGAAGTGCGCCCCGGCTATGCACGCTTGCAAATGAACATCCGCCCCGATTTCCTCAACGGTCACGCGATCTGTCACGGCGGACTGATCTTCACGCTTGCAGATTCCGCGTTCGCTTTCGCGTGCAACTCGTACAACGTCAGCACCGTGGCGGCGGGATGCACGATCGAGTTCCTGCGGCCCGTGCAGGTCGACGACCGGCTGACGGCGGAGGCGGTGGAGCAGACGATGAGCGGACGTACCGGCATCTACGATATTCGCGTGACCAACCGCGCGAACGAAACGGTGGCGATGTTTCGCGGCAAGTCGGCACAAATCAAGGGAACCGTAATTCCGGTCTGA
- a CDS encoding M20 aminoacylase family protein encodes MNLIPEIEASHDEIQALRRTIHAHPELRYEEVGTAKLVAENLETWGITVHRGVGKTGVVGVLKRGSGGASIGLRADMDALPIQEINSFSHKSTNAGRMHACGHDGHTAMLLGAAKYLAERGQFDGTVVFIFQPAEEGGAGAKAMIDDGLFTRFPVDAVFGIHNWPGMPAGHFGVTEGPIMASSNEFRITIRGVGSHAALPHNGRDPVFSAVQIANALQGIITRNKKPLDTAVLSITQIHAGDAVNVVPDHAWLGGTVRTFTVDTLDLIETRMRKIAEATASAYDCVADVHFRRNYPPTINDPVQTKFSAEVMAEVVGEKNVDRSVEPTMGAEDFSFMLLEKPGCYAFLGNGDGAHREHGHGEGPCMLHNASYDFNDALLSVGSSYWVRLAERFLAR; translated from the coding sequence CGAAGCATCTCACGATGAAATTCAAGCCCTCCGACGAACAATCCATGCTCATCCCGAACTGCGCTACGAAGAGGTAGGGACTGCGAAGCTGGTGGCGGAAAACCTCGAAACTTGGGGTATCACCGTTCATCGAGGGGTGGGAAAGACGGGCGTTGTCGGCGTGTTGAAGCGCGGGTCGGGCGGAGCCTCCATCGGGCTTCGCGCAGACATGGACGCGCTGCCAATTCAGGAAATCAACAGCTTCAGCCATAAATCGACGAATGCCGGACGAATGCACGCGTGCGGTCACGACGGACACACGGCGATGCTTTTGGGCGCGGCCAAGTATCTGGCGGAACGCGGCCAATTTGACGGTACGGTGGTGTTCATCTTTCAGCCGGCTGAGGAAGGCGGAGCTGGCGCGAAGGCCATGATCGACGATGGACTATTCACGCGCTTTCCAGTGGACGCCGTTTTCGGCATCCACAACTGGCCGGGCATGCCAGCAGGCCACTTTGGCGTGACGGAAGGACCGATCATGGCGTCGAGCAACGAATTTCGCATCACTATTCGCGGTGTCGGTTCTCACGCCGCGTTGCCGCATAACGGGCGGGACCCGGTGTTTAGCGCGGTCCAAATTGCGAATGCGTTGCAAGGAATCATTACGCGCAACAAGAAGCCGCTCGATACTGCGGTGCTTTCCATCACGCAGATTCACGCGGGCGATGCGGTCAATGTGGTTCCCGACCATGCGTGGCTTGGCGGAACGGTGCGTACTTTCACCGTGGACACGCTGGATTTGATCGAGACGCGGATGCGGAAAATCGCTGAAGCGACGGCTTCGGCTTACGACTGCGTAGCCGACGTGCATTTCCGCCGGAATTATCCGCCGACCATCAATGATCCGGTACAGACGAAGTTTTCCGCAGAGGTGATGGCGGAGGTGGTGGGCGAAAAGAATGTCGATCGCTCTGTCGAGCCGACGATGGGCGCAGAGGATTTCTCGTTCATGCTGCTGGAGAAGCCCGGCTGCTATGCGTTTCTCGGTAACGGCGATGGTGCGCATCGTGAGCACGGACACGGCGAAGGCCCGTGCATGCTGCACAACGCGAGCTACGACTTCAACGACGCGCTGCTATCCGTCGGTTCTTCGTATTGGGTACGGCTCGCCGAGAGGTTCTTGGCGCGTTGA
- the paaG gene encoding 2-(1,2-epoxy-1,2-dihydrophenyl)acetyl-CoA isomerase PaaG, translated as MSEKSVLFHIDGDTRVATITLNRPDKLNSFTREMHGHLSHALTEIEASNARAVVITGAGRGFCAGQDLADLDFTPGSMSDLGELIDAHFNPLVRRLQAMSLPVIAAVNGTAAGAGANLAMACDLVIAARSANFIQAFVKIGLVPDSGGTWLLPRRVGEARALGLALTGGKLSAEKAEAWGIVWRVVEDGELQQAAAQLAAQLAQQPARAVAAIKQLMRASANNTFDAQLDLERDVQRQLGASPDYVEGVAAFKEKRAPRVEGL; from the coding sequence ATGTCAGAGAAGTCGGTCCTGTTCCACATCGACGGCGACACGCGTGTTGCGACCATCACGCTGAATCGTCCGGACAAGCTGAACAGCTTCACGCGCGAGATGCATGGTCATCTCAGCCACGCACTGACGGAGATAGAGGCGAGCAACGCGCGCGCCGTCGTGATCACGGGTGCGGGGCGCGGCTTTTGTGCGGGACAGGACCTCGCCGACCTGGACTTCACGCCCGGGTCGATGTCCGACCTTGGCGAGTTGATCGACGCGCACTTCAATCCGCTCGTGCGCCGTCTTCAGGCGATGTCACTGCCCGTCATCGCCGCCGTCAACGGTACCGCAGCAGGCGCGGGCGCGAATCTCGCAATGGCGTGCGATCTCGTCATCGCCGCGCGCTCGGCGAACTTCATACAGGCGTTCGTGAAGATCGGCCTCGTCCCCGATTCAGGCGGGACGTGGCTCTTGCCGCGCCGCGTCGGGGAAGCGCGTGCGCTCGGGCTTGCGCTCACTGGCGGGAAGCTGAGCGCGGAGAAAGCCGAAGCATGGGGCATCGTATGGCGCGTGGTTGAAGACGGCGAATTGCAGCAGGCAGCCGCGCAACTGGCGGCACAACTCGCGCAACAGCCGGCGCGTGCAGTCGCCGCGATCAAGCAACTGATGCGCGCAAGCGCTAACAACACGTTCGACGCCCAGCTCGACCTCGAACGCGACGTCCAGCGCCAACTCGGCGCATCGCCCGACTATGTGGAAGGCGTCGCGGCATTCAAAGAGAAGCGCGCACCGCGCGTCGAAGGCCTGTGA
- a CDS encoding MltA domain-containing protein yields the protein MKISSPSATSASSAKISIGYSSNRSDMAVPIKNEHCMRLAPRAARGAAWAASIATAVLLASCGGGSYVKPGPTTAGGTPITTGQRASSRLTAVSWQQVPGWQDDTLIGATAALRQNCSRLARQPGWQKACAAAQSLDDLDMSAARSFFETYFTPFQLANTDGTVDGLVTGYYEPLLRGSRTRHGPYQYALYRWPYRYKPGSALPARAQLERSGALNGNELVWVDDPIEAFFLQVQGSGRIVMEDGSVMRVGFGGTNNQPYRSIGKELLDRGELTPAQATMQGIKAWAKANPARVDALLDVNPRFVFFREMPANDVMTASLGDGPVGALGVPLTPERSIAVDPSAIPLGTPVFLQTTRPLSNQPMNRLVFAQDTGTAIKGGVRADYFWGLGDGAGDLAGRMKQGGRMWLLMPNS from the coding sequence ATGAAAATCAGTAGTCCAAGCGCCACGAGCGCCTCGAGCGCGAAAATCAGCATTGGATATTCGTCGAACAGATCAGACATGGCGGTTCCCATCAAGAACGAGCATTGTATGCGGTTAGCGCCACGCGCCGCACGAGGAGCGGCCTGGGCCGCGTCGATTGCAACGGCCGTGCTGCTCGCCTCGTGCGGCGGCGGCAGTTATGTTAAGCCGGGCCCCACCACGGCAGGCGGCACGCCCATCACGACCGGACAGCGTGCGTCCTCGCGGCTGACGGCGGTGAGTTGGCAGCAGGTTCCCGGCTGGCAGGACGACACGTTGATCGGAGCGACCGCCGCGCTGCGGCAGAATTGCAGCCGGTTGGCGCGTCAGCCGGGCTGGCAGAAGGCGTGCGCGGCAGCGCAAAGTCTCGACGATCTCGATATGTCGGCGGCGCGCAGCTTCTTCGAGACCTACTTCACGCCGTTTCAGCTAGCCAATACGGATGGCACGGTTGACGGTCTCGTGACCGGCTACTACGAGCCGCTGCTGCGCGGTTCACGAACGCGTCATGGTCCGTATCAGTACGCGCTGTATCGCTGGCCGTATCGGTACAAGCCTGGCTCCGCGCTCCCGGCGCGCGCGCAACTCGAACGCTCCGGCGCGCTCAACGGCAACGAACTCGTCTGGGTGGACGACCCGATTGAAGCGTTCTTCTTGCAAGTCCAGGGTTCGGGGCGCATCGTGATGGAAGACGGCAGCGTCATGCGCGTCGGCTTCGGCGGGACGAACAATCAGCCGTACCGGTCCATCGGCAAGGAGCTGCTCGACCGCGGGGAACTGACGCCCGCACAGGCGACGATGCAAGGTATCAAGGCCTGGGCGAAGGCAAACCCGGCGCGCGTCGATGCGTTGCTCGATGTGAACCCGCGCTTCGTGTTTTTCCGCGAAATGCCCGCGAACGACGTGATGACCGCGAGCTTGGGCGATGGCCCTGTCGGCGCGCTCGGCGTGCCGCTCACGCCCGAACGTTCGATCGCAGTCGATCCTTCAGCGATTCCGCTCGGAACGCCGGTGTTCCTGCAGACCACGCGACCGCTCAGCAACCAGCCGATGAACCGCCTCGTGTTCGCGCAGGACACCGGCACGGCAATCAAGGGCGGCGTGCGCGCGGACTACTTCTGGGGCCTCGGCGACGGCGCGGGCGATCTCGCCGGCCGCATGAAGCAGGGCGGCCGGATGTGGCTGCTCATGCCGAATTCCTGA
- a CDS encoding enoyl-CoA hydratase, whose translation MTYENLLVETRGRVGLITLNRPKALNALNDALMDELGAALKSFDAEDDIGAIVLTGSEKAFAAGADIGMMAGYSYMDVYKGDYITRNWETIRSIRKPIIAAVAGFALGGGCELAMMCDIIIAADSAKFGQPEIKLGVIPGAGGTQRLPRAVSKAKAMDMCLTARMMDAAEAERAGLVSRVVGADRLLEEAVEAATIIAGFSLPAVMMAKESVNRAYETTLAEGVNFERRLFHSLFATEDQKEGMSAFVEKRKPVFKHR comes from the coding sequence ATGACTTACGAGAATCTGCTTGTCGAGACACGCGGGCGGGTCGGACTGATCACGCTCAATCGTCCCAAGGCGCTGAACGCGCTGAACGATGCCCTGATGGACGAACTCGGCGCGGCCTTGAAGTCGTTCGACGCCGAGGACGACATCGGTGCGATTGTGCTGACCGGCAGTGAGAAGGCGTTTGCGGCGGGCGCGGACATCGGCATGATGGCCGGCTATTCGTATATGGACGTTTATAAGGGCGACTACATCACACGCAATTGGGAAACCATCCGGTCGATCCGCAAACCGATCATCGCGGCGGTGGCCGGGTTTGCGTTGGGCGGCGGCTGCGAGCTGGCCATGATGTGCGACATCATCATTGCCGCGGACTCCGCGAAGTTCGGCCAACCCGAGATCAAGCTCGGCGTGATTCCGGGAGCGGGCGGCACGCAGCGGCTGCCGCGCGCTGTATCGAAGGCAAAGGCGATGGATATGTGTCTGACGGCCCGGATGATGGACGCCGCGGAAGCTGAGCGGGCAGGACTCGTGTCGCGCGTGGTGGGTGCGGATCGGTTGCTGGAAGAAGCTGTCGAGGCGGCGACGATTATCGCAGGCTTTTCTTTGCCGGCTGTCATGATGGCCAAAGAATCGGTCAACCGCGCCTATGAGACCACGCTCGCTGAAGGCGTCAACTTCGAACGGCGTTTATTCCATTCGCTCTTTGCTACAGAGGATCAGAAGGAGGGAATGTCGGCCTTCGTCGAGAAGCGCAAGCCGGTGTTCAAGCATCGATAG